The DNA sequence ATTAATAGCCTGCCAGGAGATGCCGAGCGACCATTGGTTAAAGAGCGGATCTGGCGACGGGATATTATGGAGGTGGCAGTTGCCGCCGAAATGGATGAACGTTCCCTTAAGCAACTGGCCGAACAGGTACGCGATAGTCTTACGGTGATACCGGGTGTGGATTATGTGGAGATTGAGGGATCGCGCAGTGGAGAAATTTCCATTGAGGTCTCTGAGCAAGCTCTGCGACGTTACAACCTCACCTTTGAAAGGCTTTCCAGTGCCATTCGCCGCTCATCAGTAAATATGTCGGCGGGGCAGGTTCGCACTGAAGAAGGATCCATCCAGCTGCGAACTACTGGTCAGGCCTATACCGCAAAAGATTTTGAAGAAATTGTAGTGCTGCAAAATCCCGATGGTACAAGGGTGTTGTTGGGTGAGGTCGCAAAGGTCACTGACAGTTTCGAAGATGTGAAAACCCGCACCCGCTTCAATGGCAAACCGGCGATGTTTGTCGAGGTGTTCAATGTTCACGACCCGGATGTGATTGAAACATCCGACAGGGTTAACGAAAAAGTTGCCCAGCTGCAAAGCGAACTGCCGGCAGGCGTTGACCTGACAATCTGGCGCGATCGCTCGGTCTATCTGCAGGATCGTATCGAGCTTTTGGCCAAGAATGCGTTGGGAGGGCTATTGCTGGTATTTATCCTGCTGATGCTGTTCCTGAGGCCGATTCTGGCTTTCTGGGTAGCTGCTGGTATCGGTGTGGCATATCTGGGCACACTGGCGCTGATGCCAATATTGGGGATTAGCATCAACATTCTTACCCTGTTCGCCTTTCTGCTGGTGCTCGGTATTGTAGTGGACGATGCCATAGTCGTCGGCGAAAGCATTCATGCTCATTATGAGCGTGGCATGCGCGATGAAGACAGCGCCATTGTTGGTACCCGCAATGTTCTCAAACCGGTGGTCGTAGCGGTGGTTACCACGTTAATGGTGTTTGGTGCCATGCTGTTGCTGCCCGAGGCGAGTGGCATGCGTCTGTTCCAGGTAGTGCCGCTGATTGCTTTGCCGGCGCTAGCACTGTCGCTGTTGGAGTCGTTCTGGATATTGCCATCTCACCTGCGGCACATGAAACCGGAGCGGGTGCCGGTCAATCCGATGATGAAAGGGTTACATGACACCCGCATGAAGTTCTCCCACGGTATGAGCTGGTTTGCCAATAACCCCTTTGCCCGTTTTGTGACCATCGCGGTTAACCAACGCATTACCACCATCGTCAGTTTTGTCGGCGTACTGGTGTTGTTATTGGCGGTGGTCTCTGGAGGATGGGTGAAGACCAATTTCTGGCCACAAATCAGCGGTGAGACTGTCCGTGGGGATATTACCCTGCAGGATGGCCTGGCCTGGGATGATGTTCAGCAGACCGCTTTACAGATAGAAGCAGCTATAGCCACCTTGAAGGATGATCCCAAATTCTCAACCGAAGATGGCCAGTCTGTAGTCAAAAATGTTCGACTGCGTGTACGCGATAGCAGCATCGACTACCGTTTGGAGATGCTCAGTGCCGAGCTCCACAATATTTCTTCGCGCACTCTGGAACTGAGGCTGCGGGAGTTAATTGGCCCCATGCAGCACATTGAGAAGTTTGAATCCCGCTCCTCCATGGGACGCCGTCCCAGTAAGGATATGAGCTTTGAATTGTCTGGTCCGGAGAGCGCTACTCTCAAGCAGGCAACGGCGATGGTACGCGACTATTTGAGCCGTATGCCGGGTGTTGGCGGTATCGAGGACTCTATTCAGAAAGGGGTTCCCGAGCTGGAATTTGAGCTGAAAGACGGAGCTGAGACCCTGGATATCGGGCTTTCTGATATCGCTCGCCAGCTTCGCCAGGGGTTCTATGGTGAAGAGGTTCAACGCATTCCGCGCCTGCGCGAAGACGTGAAAGTGATGGTTCGCTATCCGGAGTCGGAGCGTCAGGATCTGGAAACCCTTAAGGAATTCAGGATTCGCACTGGCGATGGCCGCGAAGTGCCTCTGGAGGCCGTCGCTGAAGCGCGCTATACCACCGTGCCGCCTTCGATTATTCGCAATGACCGCAAACGCACGGTGACCATCAGCGCCGACCTGGTTGATGACACCCAGGTGGTTGGCGAGATTTCTGCTGAGATTATTGATTACTTTGAAAGTCAGGTGCGGCCGCTGTATCCCCGCGTTGATATCAAGCTCGATGGTGCTGAGGAAGACCGCAAGGAGTTTGAGGGGCAATTCGTGCTGATGAACGGCCTGGTGGTGTTGGGAATATTTGGCCTGATTGCGGTGCTGTTCCGTTCCTACTGGCAACCCATTCTGGTGATAACCGCGGTGCCGTTCGGTTTGGCTGGCGGTGTGTTTGGCCATCTGGTGCTGGACCTGCCGCTCAGCATGATGAGCTTGATGGGTATGTTGGCCGCAGTCGGGGTTGTGGTAAATGACAACCTGGTACTGATTGACCGTATTAACCAGCTGCGTGAGGAGGGTTGGGATGCCTACAAGGCAGTGATTCAAGCCAGCCGCGACCGTTTCCGTCCGATTGTGCTGACCTCGATCACCACATTCTGTGGCCTGATGCCAATCTTGCTTGAGAAAAGTACTCAGGCGCAGTGGCTTATTCCCACAGCAGTTTCACTGGCTTGGGGTGTAATGGCTGCCACGTTTGTCACACTGTTGTTGGTGCCTTGCCTCTACATGGTTGGTGAAGATGTAAAAGCCGCATTTCATCGCCAGTTTGGCCAGCGTGAGCCGCAGTCAGTTGAAGAGTAATTTAATTGTAGAGGGGGTCAGTCGCTGACCCATGCCACGGCATCGTGATAGTGGTCGGTGCTGAATAGTTTGACCTCGCCCTTGATCAGGAACGCGGCCACTTTCACGGCCCGTTCCATCCAGGGAACATCGCAGACCATAGCAACCTTGCCCCACTCTGAACGGTGAGTCAGCCCCACCTTGGCGTCGTCCCACAACGCCCCTGCTTCAAAGCCGCAAAACTCTTCCGGCAGGTGGTATAGAAAGTTGACCTTGTCGTGGCGTTCCAGCTTGTCCTCCACTGTGGGTATTAATACAGATTCATAATCCAGAGCGGTGATATAGCCGGTGCCCATAAAGCCTGCCACGTGATCGGGGAGTTTGGGAATTTCACTGATCATTTGATTCTCCAGCAACGGTCTTTTGATTTCTTTTCTCAGTCTTTAAGAGTGTAGACGCTCTGCAAATGAAGAGTGGTGTGGCTGCCTGGAGATAGGCTGGCGGTCCCGAAGGCCTCTGTAATAGAAGTACACACCGAGTGCGGCAAATAGATGTTTGATAGTGTGGCCGCTGATAAAACCCAGGGCTTCAAATATCTCGGGGTCAAAAAATTCGGTCAACTTGGCAGCCAGGTAGCAGGCCAGCAGTGCCAATAGAGACCGGGTATCGTTGTAGCTGGAGGGGTAAAACCAGAGTATTAGAGGGATGAGCAGAATCGGTAGAAACTGAACCAGTGCATAGAGACGTAAATCACCTTGTCCCTGCAGTTCAGTGACATGCCAGTAGAGCACGGAAAATAGTCCGGTCAGCATCAGGGGCCATAAAAGCCGGCGACCAATGTGCAGTGATATCCGCTCGGCAATCAGGATTGAAAACAGGCTCATAAAAGCCAGTGTCATCGGCAACCGGTCCCACAGCAGTGTTTCGTTTGTCGGATTGAGATGGTAATAACCGGAACCGAGGCTAACCAGTGCAACACCGGCAAAAAAGATCAGGTAGTGAATTTTCAGGGGGGCGTTGATAGTGGCCATACCCTTACGGTTAAGCCAAAGCAGCCCAGTCAAACCTACCCAGGCGAATGGCAGGTTGGACATCACATCGCCAAAGTTGGCTATACCCAGCCAGGGGCGAGAGTCGGCAAAGTGGTGGTAGGCAGGGTCCTGTGGAATGGCTGGCACAAACCAGATGCCGATACAGGCAATTGCTGCCACGGTGAACAGCAACCACCTACGCAAGTTTTTAGGGCCTGTCGACACTAATTGACTATTTGCTGCTGAAGGTCATTTTTTGGGCCAGCAAGGCAGAAGGAGTGCAGTGTAGTTATTCTACATAAGCGACTGATAACGCTGCTGGCCGAAAAAATGGCCACAGCCCTATGGGTTGAGGCTAAAAAAACGCCACTCTGCGTTATTCGTCGTTTATTTGGAATGACCAAACTGCTCTCCTCATGCCTTGATTGGCGCTTTTTTAGCCTCAACAGCAAGTAATCAATTAGTGTCGACAGGCCCAATACCATTGAGTGACCTCCTTGTTTTGGGCCAGTCTACATCAGGCCGGGCCTGTAGCGAATTCATTTAGTTCCGAAAACGACCAAAACTGTTCTTCGGTTGGCGTACACTGATGCTATGAAAACAGACGCCCCTCCACTCAGTACTGACCGCTGTAGCCGAGCCCGCTTATCGCGAGACGTGCGATTTGATGGCCTGTTTTTCGTTGCGGTGAAAACTACCGGTATATTTTGCCGGCCCATCTGTCCTGCCCCGGCTCCGAAGGAGAGCAATGTGCAGTACTTCAGTTCGGCACTGGAGGCCAGTCAGGCGGGGTTCAGGCCCTGTTTGCGCTGCCGGCCTGAAGCAGCGCCGGGTTCACCAGCATGGCGTGGGACCGGAACCACTCTGGCGCGTGCGGTGCGCCTGATTGATGAGGGGGCATGGTGCGAACAATCCCTGTCGGAGTTTTCTGAACGACTGGGGGTGTCTGATCGCTACCTGCGCAAACTGTTTCAGGATGAGTTGGGCTTGTCACCGCTGCGTTACCTCAATTTTCGACGAGTATTACTCGCCAAGCAGTTGCTACAACAATCGTCCTTGGCGATCGGTGACATAGCGATCGCGTCCGGTTTTGGCAGCGTGCGACGATTCAATGCCGCTTTCAATCAATTGATGGGTATGGCTCCTCGAGAGGTGCGTCGCAGTGGTGGCAGCGACGAAATGAAAATGGGCGGCGAAGGTGCATTACTGTTTTTGTGCTACCGCCCGCCGTACGATTGGTCGTGGCTGCAACGATTTTTGGCGCAACGTGCCATTGAGGGGCTGGAACAGGTGACTGATGACAGTTACCGCCGCACGATCCAGATAGGCAATGCGCGCGGAGCATTTGTGGTAACGCACTGTGCGGAGCGTCATGGTTTCAGGGTTCAATTGTGGTTGGATCGACCAGAGCTTACCGCCGCTGCGATTGCCCAAGTGCGCAGGATACTGGACCTGGATGCAGATCGAGACACAATTGCCAACCACTTGGGAAACTGCCCGGCCTTGGCGCCAAGGGTTTCGAAAGGGCTACCATTGCCGGGAATCTGGTCTCCATTTGAGGCTGGTGTGCGTGCGATATTGGGTCAGCAAGTGTCGGTGTTGGCGGCGCGGCAACTGGTGGAAAAACTGGTGTCAGAACTGGGTGAGCCATTGAATGACAGTGAGCGTTTATTCCCTGCGCCTGGGAAAGTGGCCTCCTCGTCATTGTCATTTCTGCGTATGCCCAATTCGCGAAGGGAAACCCTGCGAGACTTCGCCGCCTATCTGGCGAATGGTGGCGAAGAAGACCCGAATAAGTGGTTGGCTCTGAAAGGAATTGGACCCTGGACTGTTGATTATGTGCGGATGCGAATGGGCGACCCGGATATCTGGCTGGCAAGCGACTTGGGGGTACGCAAAGGATTGGAACTTTTGGCTGGTGAGCCAGATCCGGAACAGTGGCGGCCTTGGAGCAGTTATGCCAGCCTGCAGATGTGGCGTTTGTTAGAGCAAGATTGTGGAGAAAAGTCGTGACTGATTATCGAGTTATTTCAACGCCTCTGGGTGAATTATTGGTGCGTGGTGATCATGGCGGATTAACCGAGGTCCGCTTTTGTGACGAAGAATCGGTACCGGTCAATGGTGTGAAGAGCAATCCAATTGTCGAGCGAGCTGTGGAACAGCTGGAAGATTACTTTGCCGGCCGCAGAAGCAATTTTGATCTGCCTTTAAACCCATCAGGTACTGAGTTTCAAAAACAGGTGTGGCAACAATTGTTGAGCGTTCGATACGGTGACACGGCAAGTTATGGAAAAATCGCTCAAGCTATTGGTAAACCCACCGCTTCGCGAGCAGTGGGAGCGGCAAATGGCCGTAACCCAATCGCTATTATTGTTCCCTGTCACCGTGTTATTGGAGCCAACGGAACTCTGACTGGTTATGCTGGTGGTCTAAAGCGCAAGCAATGGCTGCTGGAGCATGAGCAGAACATGATTTGATAGTCGGTGATATTTATTGGTAAAAAATGGCCAGCCAGATAGTTTTTGGTGAGCTGCTGGTGGAAATGACACGGTGCTTGCAGTGGGCGGGAATGTTCAGGTGGTCGCCAACGTTTAGTTTTCTGGGTTTGTTTTCCCCTTCCAATAATAACTCGGCATCTCCTTGCAAAATTAGAACCCACTCATGTTCTTCCTGGTCATACCAGAAGTTCTCTGGGGAGCTATGTCCTTGGGACACAATGCGCTCGACTCGAAAGTTTTTTCCATTAATTAAATCGGTATAGAGTTCATTCGGTAATTGTGCGGGGATATCATTTAGCATGTTTTTCATGATCTTCTCCGAAAATATCTTTCGCTATTCTAATGAAGTTTTCTGATTGCAGGTAAACAGGTATTCACTCAATCCTGGAAAGTTGCGACGATTTGTGGGTTATATGAGGAGTGGCTTTTCAGGGTTGAGTGAATGCCGGGCTACGGAGTACTAAACCCGCCCCATTACAGCGGAAAGGCCTCACCCTCATATGACTGACAAATCGGGTGAAACCTTTCCGCTGAACTGGGGCTCACACTGTGAGTACTGAAAGTGGTGGGTTAACTTTTTTGGTTGTTTTTTTGGTTATGCCTTAGCAGGCATTTGCTCAATCCTGGAAAGTCGCGACGATTTGTGGGTTATATGAGGAGTGGCTTTTCAGGGTTGAGTGAATGCCGGGCTACGGAGTACTAAACCCGCCCCATTACAGCGGAAAGGCCTCACCCTCATATGACTGACAAATCGGGTGAAACCTTTCCGCTGCACTGGGGCTCACACTGTGAGTACTGAAAGTGGTGGGTTAACTTTTTTGGTTGTTTTTTTGGTTATGCCTTAGCAGGCATTTGCTCAATCCTGGAAAGTCGCGACGATTTGTGGGTTATATGAGGAATGGCTTTTCAGGGTTGAGTGAATGCCGGGCTACGGAGTACTAAACCCGCCCCATTACAGCGGAAAGGCCTCACCCTCATATGACTGACAAATCGGGTGAAACCTTTCCGCTGCACTGGGGCTCACACTGTGAGCGCTGAAAGTGGTGGGTTAACTTTTTTGGTTGTTTTTTTGGTTATGCCTTAGCAG is a window from the Porticoccaceae bacterium LTM1 genome containing:
- a CDS encoding efflux RND transporter permease subunit, whose protein sequence is MSNSHANGVISWFVRNPIAANLLMLLLILGGIFSLPKLNIEMFPASPADSISVNISYPGAAPGEVEEQISLRLEESVSDLDGIEELMTRSSRGSAYMEITVIPGYPVEDMLNEVKARVDAINSLPGDAERPLVKERIWRRDIMEVAVAAEMDERSLKQLAEQVRDSLTVIPGVDYVEIEGSRSGEISIEVSEQALRRYNLTFERLSSAIRRSSVNMSAGQVRTEEGSIQLRTTGQAYTAKDFEEIVVLQNPDGTRVLLGEVAKVTDSFEDVKTRTRFNGKPAMFVEVFNVHDPDVIETSDRVNEKVAQLQSELPAGVDLTIWRDRSVYLQDRIELLAKNALGGLLLVFILLMLFLRPILAFWVAAGIGVAYLGTLALMPILGISINILTLFAFLLVLGIVVDDAIVVGESIHAHYERGMRDEDSAIVGTRNVLKPVVVAVVTTLMVFGAMLLLPEASGMRLFQVVPLIALPALALSLLESFWILPSHLRHMKPERVPVNPMMKGLHDTRMKFSHGMSWFANNPFARFVTIAVNQRITTIVSFVGVLVLLLAVVSGGWVKTNFWPQISGETVRGDITLQDGLAWDDVQQTALQIEAAIATLKDDPKFSTEDGQSVVKNVRLRVRDSSIDYRLEMLSAELHNISSRTLELRLRELIGPMQHIEKFESRSSMGRRPSKDMSFELSGPESATLKQATAMVRDYLSRMPGVGGIEDSIQKGVPELEFELKDGAETLDIGLSDIARQLRQGFYGEEVQRIPRLREDVKVMVRYPESERQDLETLKEFRIRTGDGREVPLEAVAEARYTTVPPSIIRNDRKRTVTISADLVDDTQVVGEISAEIIDYFESQVRPLYPRVDIKLDGAEEDRKEFEGQFVLMNGLVVLGIFGLIAVLFRSYWQPILVITAVPFGLAGGVFGHLVLDLPLSMMSLMGMLAAVGVVVNDNLVLIDRINQLREEGWDAYKAVIQASRDRFRPIVLTSITTFCGLMPILLEKSTQAQWLIPTAVSLAWGVMAATFVTLLLVPCLYMVGEDVKAAFHRQFGQREPQSVEE
- a CDS encoding STAS/SEC14 domain-containing protein, with translation MISEIPKLPDHVAGFMGTGYITALDYESVLIPTVEDKLERHDKVNFLYHLPEEFCGFEAGALWDDAKVGLTHRSEWGKVAMVCDVPWMERAVKVAAFLIKGEVKLFSTDHYHDAVAWVSD
- a CDS encoding ceramidase domain-containing protein — encoded protein: MRRWLLFTVAAIACIGIWFVPAIPQDPAYHHFADSRPWLGIANFGDVMSNLPFAWVGLTGLLWLNRKGMATINAPLKIHYLIFFAGVALVSLGSGYYHLNPTNETLLWDRLPMTLAFMSLFSILIAERISLHIGRRLLWPLMLTGLFSVLYWHVTELQGQGDLRLYALVQFLPILLIPLILWFYPSSYNDTRSLLALLACYLAAKLTEFFDPEIFEALGFISGHTIKHLFAALGVYFYYRGLRDRQPISRQPHHSSFAERLHS
- a CDS encoding AlkA N-terminal domain-containing protein, translating into MKTDAPPLSTDRCSRARLSRDVRFDGLFFVAVKTTGIFCRPICPAPAPKESNVQYFSSALEASQAGFRPCLRCRPEAAPGSPAWRGTGTTLARAVRLIDEGAWCEQSLSEFSERLGVSDRYLRKLFQDELGLSPLRYLNFRRVLLAKQLLQQSSLAIGDIAIASGFGSVRRFNAAFNQLMGMAPREVRRSGGSDEMKMGGEGALLFLCYRPPYDWSWLQRFLAQRAIEGLEQVTDDSYRRTIQIGNARGAFVVTHCAERHGFRVQLWLDRPELTAAAIAQVRRILDLDADRDTIANHLGNCPALAPRVSKGLPLPGIWSPFEAGVRAILGQQVSVLAARQLVEKLVSELGEPLNDSERLFPAPGKVASSSLSFLRMPNSRRETLRDFAAYLANGGEEDPNKWLALKGIGPWTVDYVRMRMGDPDIWLASDLGVRKGLELLAGEPDPEQWRPWSSYASLQMWRLLEQDCGEKS
- a CDS encoding methylated-DNA--[protein]-cysteine S-methyltransferase, translating into MTDYRVISTPLGELLVRGDHGGLTEVRFCDEESVPVNGVKSNPIVERAVEQLEDYFAGRRSNFDLPLNPSGTEFQKQVWQQLLSVRYGDTASYGKIAQAIGKPTASRAVGAANGRNPIAIIVPCHRVIGANGTLTGYAGGLKRKQWLLEHEQNMI
- a CDS encoding cupin domain-containing protein yields the protein MKNMLNDIPAQLPNELYTDLINGKNFRVERIVSQGHSSPENFWYDQEEHEWVLILQGDAELLLEGENKPRKLNVGDHLNIPAHCKHRVISTSSSPKTIWLAIFYQ